A single Branchiostoma floridae strain S238N-H82 chromosome 11, Bfl_VNyyK, whole genome shotgun sequence DNA region contains:
- the LOC118425956 gene encoding solute carrier family 13 member 5-like isoform X1, which translates to MATGKPSPAKNMLSFWRSIVFLTTPVILCPLPIYYASTENSKIAAGAYAVIIMAVYWATEVLPLAVTALLPIVLFPVLGVQSSNHVCINYFNDSNMLTVGGLLLAVAIERWNLHKRIALRAILTVGVEPRWLMLGIMSVTAFLSMWISNTATTAMMVPIAQAILTELLKEKGMKPEGQVEDKKQNRIMPLDENTGLLSTTTSKNEQIQALPLKNIAMEKSDHDDDEAELIADQVRPSVEQADKKAKGLLLCICYAANIGGTATLIGTPPNIIAAQTAQTLFPKSPGIDFVSWFCFAFPTMVVALLLAWLWLQRQFLDYSCVPSCISRRGCSTRRNQNTAAYEVVRRQYDELGPFSFAELVVLSHFAVLVLLWFFRDMAFIHLENGRAAGWTYFFVQGYVTDSSAVFLIALALFVWPSRPPSFLCRRGNKDLRPSEPAPPILDWSAVEEKLPWEVVILLGGGFALADGVKVSGLSEWLAQGFRGMDGFPPLVIVFIVTVMIAFTTEFSSNTSTAAIFLPILGTLAQAICVHPYYLMVPATIASSFAFMLPVATPPNAIVFSYGRIKAFDMAKSGFVLNLVCLLVLNVAINTYGIPLYNLHQFPPWTTGTCNVTTAGPSVTPANITTPTLLTNGTR; encoded by the exons ATGGCGACAGGGAAACCGAGTCCGGCGAAGAACATGCTGTCTTTCTGGAGGTCCATCGTGTTCCTTACAACGCCTGTAATCTTGTGCCCGTTGCCGATATACTATGCGTCTACAGAGAATAGCAAG ATCGCAGCCGGTGCCTACGCTGTGATCATCATGGCAGTGTACTGGGCCACAGAAGTTCTGCCTTTGGCTGTCACTGCTCTTCTTCCTATCGTTCTGTTCCCCGTGCTGGGGGTCCAGTCATCAAACCATGTCTGCATCAACTACTTCAAT GACAGCAATATGTTGACAGTTGGAGGGTTGCTGCTCGCTGTGGCCATAGAACGATGGAACCTCCACAAGAGGATCGCGCTGAGAGCCATTCTCACAGTTGGGGTCGAGCCAAGATG GTTGATGTTGGg gataatgtcagTTACCGCATTCCTGTCCATGTGGATCAGCAACACAGCAACAACTGCCATGATGGTCCCCATCGCACAGGCCATCCTGACAGAGCTTCTCAAGGAAAAGGGGATGAAGCCTGAGGGACAGGTGGAGGACAAGAAACAGAACAGGATAATGCCTCTAGATGAAAACACAG GGCTGCTATCCACAACAACGTCTAAGAATGAACAAATCCAGGCACTGCCCctgaaaaatattgcaatggAAAAAAG TGATCATGACGACGACGAGGCAGAGTTAATTGCAGATCAG GTCCGGCCGTCAGTTGAGCAGGCAGATAAGAAGGCTAAAGGCCTGTTACTGTGCATCTGTTACGCAGCTAACATCGGAGGCACCGCTACCCTGATCGGAACGCCGCCGAACATCATTGCAGCACAGACGGCTCAAAC CCTGTTTCCAAAGAGTCCAGGTATCGATTTTGTCAGTTGGTTCTGTTTCGCTTTCCCCACCATGGTGGTGGCGCTTCTGCTGGCGTGGCTCTGGCTGCAGAGGCAGTTCTTGGACTACAG CTGTGTGCCTAGCTGTATCAGCCGGAGAGGATGTAGTACAAGAAGAAACCAGAACACTGCAGCATATGAGGTAGTCAGGAGGCAATACGATGAGCTGGGACCCTTTTC GTTTGCTGAGTTGGTCGTCCTAAGCCACTTCGCCGTGTTGGTTCTCCTGTGGTTTTTCCGGGACATGGCCTTTATACATCTAGAGAACGGTCGAGCCGCGGGATGGACCTACTTCTTCGTGCAGGG CTATGTAACAGACTCATCAGCTGTTTTCCTGATAGCCCTGGCCTTGTTCGTCTGGCCGTCCAGACCCCCCAGCTTCTTGTGCCGCAGAGGGAATAAAG ATCTCCGTCCGTCTGAGCCGGCCCCGCCTATCTTAGACTGGTCAGCCGTAGAAGAGAAGCTGCCCTGGGAAGTCGTCATTCTACTGGGGGGAGGGTTTGCACTGGCAGACGGAGTCAAG GTTTCCGGTTTATCGGAGTGGTTGGCCCAAGGTTTCCGGGGCATGGATGGGTTCCCTCCTCTTGTGATCGTCTTCATCGTCACTGTCATGATAGCCTTCACAACAGAGTTCAGCAGCAACACCTCCACCGCGGCCATCTTTCTGCCTATCCTCGGAACACTG GCGCAGGCTATCTGTGTCCACCCCTATTACCTAATGGTCCCGGCCACCATCGCCTCTTCCTTTGCCTTCATGTTACCAGTGGCGACCCCGCCAAACGCCATTGTTTTCTCGTATGGGCGGATCAAAGCGTTTGATATG GCCAAGAGCGGTTTTGTGCTGAACTTGGTTTGTCTTCTGGTGTTGAACGTCGCTATCAACACGTACGGTATCCCGCTGTATAACCTGCACCAGTTCCCGCCATGGACCACCGGTACCTGTAACGTCACGACGGCGGGACCCTCCGTCACTCCCGCAAACATCACAACGCCAACACTTCTCACTAACGGGACACGCTGA
- the LOC118425956 gene encoding solute carrier family 13 member 5-like isoform X2, whose translation MATGKPSPAKNMLSFWRSIVFLTTPVILCPLPIYYASTENSKIAAGAYAVIIMAVYWATEVLPLAVTALLPIVLFPVLGVQSSNHVCINYFNDSNMLTVGGLLLAVAIERWNLHKRIALRAILTVGVEPRWLMLGIMSVTAFLSMWISNTATTAMMVPIAQAILTELLKEKGMKPEGQVEDKKQNRIMPLDENTGLLSTTTSKNEQIQALPLKNIAMEKSDHDDDEAELIADQVRPSVEQADKKAKGLLLCICYAANIGGTATLIGTPPNIIAAQTAQTLFPKSPGIDFVSWFCFAFPTMVVALLLAWLWLQRQFLDYSCVPSCISRRGCSTRRNQNTAAYEVVRRQYDELGPFSFAELVVLSHFAVLVLLWFFRDMAFIHLENGRAAGWTYFFVQGYVTDSSAVFLIALALFVWPSRPPSFLCRRGNKDLRPSEPAPPILDWSAVEEKLPWEVVILLGGGFALADGVKVSGLSEWLAQGFRGMDGFPPLVIVFIVTVMIAFTTEFSSNTSTAAIFLPILGTLAQAICVHPYYLMVPATIASSFAFMLPVATPPNAIVFSYGRIKAFDMAKSGFVLNLVCLLVLNVAINTYGIPLYNLHQFPPWTTGTCNVTTAGPSVTPANITTPTLLTNGTR comes from the exons ATGGCGACAGGGAAACCGAGTCCGGCGAAGAACATGCTGTCTTTCTGGAGGTCCATCGTGTTCCTTACAACGCCTGTAATCTTGTGCCCGTTGCCGATATACTATGCGTCTACAGAGAATAGCAAG ATCGCAGCCGGTGCCTACGCTGTGATCATCATGGCAGTGTACTGGGCCACAGAAGTTCTGCCTTTGGCTGTCACTGCTCTTCTTCCTATCGTTCTGTTCCCCGTGCTGGGGGTCCAGTCATCAAACCATGTCTGCATCAACTACTTCAAT GACAGCAATATGTTGACAGTTGGAGGGTTGCTGCTCGCTGTGGCCATAGAACGATGGAACCTCCACAAGAGGATCGCGCTGAGAGCCATTCTCACAGTTGGGGTCGAGCCAAGATG GTTGATGTTGGggataat gtcagTTACCGCATTCCTGTCCATGTGGATCAGCAACACAGCAACAACTGCCATGATGGTCCCCATCGCACAGGCCATCCTGACAGAGCTTCTCAAGGAAAAGGGGATGAAGCCTGAGGGACAGGTGGAGGACAAGAAACAGAACAGGATAATGCCTCTAGATGAAAACACAG GGCTGCTATCCACAACAACGTCTAAGAATGAACAAATCCAGGCACTGCCCctgaaaaatattgcaatggAAAAAAG TGATCATGACGACGACGAGGCAGAGTTAATTGCAGATCAG GTCCGGCCGTCAGTTGAGCAGGCAGATAAGAAGGCTAAAGGCCTGTTACTGTGCATCTGTTACGCAGCTAACATCGGAGGCACCGCTACCCTGATCGGAACGCCGCCGAACATCATTGCAGCACAGACGGCTCAAAC CCTGTTTCCAAAGAGTCCAGGTATCGATTTTGTCAGTTGGTTCTGTTTCGCTTTCCCCACCATGGTGGTGGCGCTTCTGCTGGCGTGGCTCTGGCTGCAGAGGCAGTTCTTGGACTACAG CTGTGTGCCTAGCTGTATCAGCCGGAGAGGATGTAGTACAAGAAGAAACCAGAACACTGCAGCATATGAGGTAGTCAGGAGGCAATACGATGAGCTGGGACCCTTTTC GTTTGCTGAGTTGGTCGTCCTAAGCCACTTCGCCGTGTTGGTTCTCCTGTGGTTTTTCCGGGACATGGCCTTTATACATCTAGAGAACGGTCGAGCCGCGGGATGGACCTACTTCTTCGTGCAGGG CTATGTAACAGACTCATCAGCTGTTTTCCTGATAGCCCTGGCCTTGTTCGTCTGGCCGTCCAGACCCCCCAGCTTCTTGTGCCGCAGAGGGAATAAAG ATCTCCGTCCGTCTGAGCCGGCCCCGCCTATCTTAGACTGGTCAGCCGTAGAAGAGAAGCTGCCCTGGGAAGTCGTCATTCTACTGGGGGGAGGGTTTGCACTGGCAGACGGAGTCAAG GTTTCCGGTTTATCGGAGTGGTTGGCCCAAGGTTTCCGGGGCATGGATGGGTTCCCTCCTCTTGTGATCGTCTTCATCGTCACTGTCATGATAGCCTTCACAACAGAGTTCAGCAGCAACACCTCCACCGCGGCCATCTTTCTGCCTATCCTCGGAACACTG GCGCAGGCTATCTGTGTCCACCCCTATTACCTAATGGTCCCGGCCACCATCGCCTCTTCCTTTGCCTTCATGTTACCAGTGGCGACCCCGCCAAACGCCATTGTTTTCTCGTATGGGCGGATCAAAGCGTTTGATATG GCCAAGAGCGGTTTTGTGCTGAACTTGGTTTGTCTTCTGGTGTTGAACGTCGCTATCAACACGTACGGTATCCCGCTGTATAACCTGCACCAGTTCCCGCCATGGACCACCGGTACCTGTAACGTCACGACGGCGGGACCCTCCGTCACTCCCGCAAACATCACAACGCCAACACTTCTCACTAACGGGACACGCTGA
- the LOC118425957 gene encoding solute carrier family 13 member 5-like: MANGTSGICNGLVRFWKSIALLVTPAIFSPLPIYFATTEHSKVAACGYVVIIMAVYWATEVLPLAVTGLLPIVLFPMLGILSAKTVSINYAQNATFLLVGSLIFAIAIERWNLHKRIALRVLLAVGVEPKRLLLGMMSATAFLSMWISNTATTAMMIPTAETIISGLSYDVEADRQEKHVQAKKISLSNEKTGLLSARTYGKGPYRTPEDLVRIVEHDDAEDTYEDEEGPSDRSAEQADKIAKGLLLGTCYAANIGGMATLTGSSTNLLAVEVIEAIFPKSNGIDFATWFSFGFPTMVLILILAYFYLQWLFLGCSCLLGCMKRERCRGLCQRNQSSAAYQVVQKQYKELGPLSFPEKVVLFHFVLLVLLWFFRDMRFVHLENDRAAGWTYFFRRGYVTDTSTVMLVIIPLFFWPSRPPSFLCCRNNEDAQSSEPAPPILDWSTVSKKMQWGLVFLIGGGYALADGIKVSGLSSMMGRLFKSASGFPPVALVLTVTTIVSFTTELVSNAPVAAIVLPILAFLAEGICMHPYYLLVPATISCSFAFMLPVANPPNAIVVSCERIQVYDMIKSGFLLNLIGILVINVAINTYGFPLYDLDTLPSWGKGYCQHNLTTTMTSSSALLNTTLTPGV; the protein is encoded by the exons ATGGCGAATGGGACATCAGGAATATGCAATGGACTTGTGAGATTCTGGAAATCCATCGCACTTCTTGTGACACCTGCGATCTTCAGTCCACTGCCTATCTACTTTGCGACAACAGAACACAGCAAG GTCGCGGCATGTGGGTATGTTGTGATCATCATGGCGGTGTACTGGGCCACAGAAGTCCTACCTTTAGCCGTGACAGGTCTCCTTCCCATCGTGTTGTTCCCCATGCTGGGGATCCTCTCAGCAAAGACCGTCTCCATCAACTACGCACAG AACGCCACCTTTCTACTGGTTGGAAGTCTGATATTTGCGATAGCCATAGAACGGTGGAACCTCCACAAGAGAATAGCTCTGAGGGTGCTGCTGGCTGTTGGAGTGGAGCCAAAACG TCTACTGTTGGGAATGATGTCAGCCACGGCGTTTTTGTCCATGTGGATCAGCAACACAGCAACCACTGCCATGATGATCCCCACGGCTGAGACCATCATTTCTGGGTTGTCTTACGATGTCGAAGCCGACCGCCAGGAGAAGCATGTCCAGGCCAAGAAGATCTCACTTTCAAATGAGAAAACAG GTCTTCTGTCGGCCAGAACGTACGGAAAAGGGCCTTACAGGACACCAGAGGACTTAGTGAGAATAGTTGAACA tGATGACGCCGAGGACACGTATGAAGATGAG GAGGGACCATCCGATCGTTCGGCAGAACAGGCCGACAAGATCGCGAAAGGCCTGTTACTGGGTACCTGCTATGCTGCCAACATTGGAGGCATGGCTACTCTGACTGGGTCCTCCACCAATCTGCTGGCTGTGGAAGTTATTGAAGC GATTTTCCCCAAGAGTAACGGTATCGACTTTGCCACCTGGTTCTCATTCGGCTTCCCAACGATGGTTCTGATTCTCATTTTGGCCTACTTCTATCTACAGTGGCTGTTTCTTGGATGCAG TTGCTTGCTGGGTTGCATGAAGCGCGAAAGATGCAGAGGTCTTTGTCAGAGAAACCAGAGCAGTGCAGCTTACCAAGTGGTGCAGAAACAGTACAAGGAGCTGGGACCACTGTC TTTCCCCGAGAAAGTTGTACTTTTCCACTTCGTCCTGTTGGTTCTCCTGTGGTTTTTCCGCGACATGAGGTTTGTACATCTAGAGAACGATCGTGCTGCAGGATGGACCTACTTCTTCAGGCGGGG CTATGTAACAGATACATCAACCGTCATGCTGGTTATCATCCCACTTTTCTTCTGGCCATCCAGACCTCCAAGCTTCCTCTGCTGCAGAAATAACGAAG ATGCACAATCCTCCGAGCCAGCTCCTCCCATCTTAGACTGGTCTACAGTGAGCAAGAAGATGCAGTGGGGACTTGTTTTTCTCATAGGAGGAGGTTATGCACTTGCAGATGGGATCAAG GTTTCAGGACTGTCCAGTATGATGGGGCGGCTGTTCAAGTCTGCCTCCGGGTTCCCTCCCGTCGCGCTGGTGCTCACCGTCACCACCATTGTCTCCTTCACGACGGAGTTAGTCAGTAACGCTCCTGTCGCCGCCATCGTGCTGCCAATCCTCGCCTTCTTG GCTGAGGGCATCTGCATGCACCCCTATTACCTGTTGGTCCCGGCCACCATCAGCTGCTCCTTTGCCTTCATGCTGCCGGTGGCGAACCCTCCCAATGCAATCGTCGTTTCATGCGAGAGAATCCAAGTGTATGATATG ATAAAGAGTGGCTTCTTGTTAAACCTGATCGGCATCCTGGTGATAAACGTGGCCATCAACACGTACGGATTCCCCCTGTATGATCTAGACACTCTCCCCTCCTGGGGGAAGGGCTACTGTCAGCACAACCTCACAACGACCATGACCTCATCCTCGGCTCTTCTCAATACCACCCTCACTCCAGGTGTATGA